The Paraburkholderia agricolaris genome includes the window TCATTGACACTTTATGGTCAGTGATTGTCGCTCCTCAGGTCAAGGGTGAGGATGCGGTGATGGGCAAACCAGAATTCAAATACGCCGTCTTCGCCCGGCTTTGCGCGTGCCGCAACCGGCAGTCCATAAAGTGCATTCGAGACCTTGAGGTGCCGTCCTTCAAAGCGTAGCCGGCCATCCGATTTAACCAGCAGCACCACGTCATCCGGGCCGTACTCCGGCTCCGGCAGGATCGATGGATACGCCCGGGGGCTCGGCCGGTAACGGCTGATGGGCGTGTCCATGCCGATCGCCTCATGCGGGCGCTCGCAGTTATATACGGTGCGCCAGCGGTCCAGTTCCTGTTGCACGTGCTGCTGGGTAGCGAAGCTTCGTCCGTTCAGTACTTCAGCCTTCAGCGTACGGTGAAACCGCTCGTCCTTGCCGTTGGTCTGCGGGTGGTAAGGCCGGCTGTAACTGATGCGGATACCCAGCCGGATCAGCCAGACGGCCAGTTCGGTGAGTTGCCCCGGACTGCCAGGCGAACCCCACGGCGAGCCGTTATCGGTATTGATGCGTAACGGCAGGCCATAGTGTCCAAACGCCTCCCGTAATCCTGTCTGCACGGTAGCGGTGTCGGTGGGTCCACAGGCGCGCAGCAGGATGCTGAAGCGCGAGTGGTCGTCGAGTACCGTCAGGGGGCTGCAGCGCTCCTTCCCGAGGGTCTCAAAGTGCCCCTTGAAGTCCATCTGCCAGAGTACGTTAGGCTGCTCGTGCTCAAAGCGCTTCCAGGGTTGGCTCATCGCTGAATCGGCCGGCAGGATCAGGTTGTGCCGGTGCAGGATGTCGGTCACGGTGCTGGGCTGCGGCACCGCCTCAAGGCCCAGATCACGCAGGCGCCGGCTGATCTTGCGGCCGCCCCAGCGCGGATGGGCCTGGCGCAGCCGTACCACTTCCTGCTCCATCGCAGTGGGGGTCTTCGACGGACTGCTGAGCGGGCGTCGGGATTGATCTGCCAGCGCATGCTCGCCGCGATGGAGCCATTTGTAGCCGGTCTGCCGGCTGATGTTAAAGCGCTGGCACAGCTCGGTCATCGTCAGCGTGTCCTGACTGGCCAGATGAACAAATTCCTGTCGGAGGCTCATAGTGTCTCTTGCGTTCCAGGGCATGGTCGGGACCGGGTGTTTTAGTACCCGGAAGTGTCAACCATGTCCCCGCACACCTGTCAGCTATGTCTCCGGTCTATACAGCCCCGGCGATCACGCACTGCCCTCCTTCTGCCATCCGCCACCTAGCGCCCGGTACAGCGTAATCGCATTAGTGAGGCGCAACTGCTTCAGCCGGATTAATTCTTGCCCCGACTCGAACAGGCTGCGTTGCGCATCGAGCAGTTCCAGATAGGTTGCCACCCCGCTCGTGTAGCGCCGTTGCGCAAGCCGCATCCGCTCATTGTCCGCCTCATAGACGCCTTTTTGTGCATCGAGCTGTGCGTCGATCTGATCACGGGCGGCCAACGCATCGGCCACTTCGCGGAATGCGGTCTGAATCGTCTTTTCGTATCCGGCGATCGCCATGTCCTTGCGCACCGTTGCGAGATCGAGGTTCGCGCGATTGCGGCCACCGCTGAAGATCGGCAATGTCAGTTGCGGTGCGAACGACCATACTCCCGAGCCGCCCGCGAACAGACGGGAAAAGCCGTCGCTGACCGATCCCACTTCGGTGGTGATGCGCAGACTCGGAAAGAAAGCCGCCCGTGCCGCGCCGATATTCGCGTTCGCGGCTTTCAGGCGCTGTTCGGCCTCGCGAATATCCGGCCTGCGTATCAGCAGATCCGACGACAAACCGACCGCCACCGGCGTCATCGTCAAGTCGTCGAGCACCGGCGTGGCGCGCGGCAGATCGACAGCGAAGTCGCCGAGCAACAGTTGCAGCGCACTCGCTGCCTGGGTGCGCTCGCGCGCCAGCGCGGCCAGCGACGCGCGCGCGGAGTCGACCAGCATCTGTGCCGTGCGCAATTCGATCGCGGTACTCATGCCCGCGCCATAGCGGCGCTTCGTCAGTGCGTAGATGCCGTCACGCGCGGCGAGCGTGCGGCGCGCCAGTTGCTCCTGATCGTAAAGCGCGCGCTCGGCGACATACGCCGACGCGACCTCCGCGATCAGACTGATCTGCACGGCGCGCTGCGCCTCGACACTGGCGAGATACTCGGCCAGCGCGGCATCAGACAGACTCTTCACGCGTCCGAACACGTCCAGTTCGAAAGCGCTCACGCCAAGTGCCGCGCGATACTGGCTTGCCACCACGTTTTCGCCCAGCGAAGGATCCACGGTCCGGCCACGGTTGTAGCTGGCGGTGCCGTCGACGGAAGGCAGCCGCTCCGCAAACTGGATGCCGTACAGCGCGCGCGCCTCCTGAATGCGCAACGTTGCGGTGCGCAGATCGCGGTTGTTGGCAAGCGCCACCTCGATCAGGCGGCTCAAGGCCGGGTCGGTGAAATACACACGCCAGTCGTCGAGATCCTGCTCACCGGAAGGGCTATTCGCGGGATTGCCCGTCACGGCTACCGGAAAAGCCTGCGGCACCGGCGCCGGCGGACGCTTATAGACCGGCGCCAGCGAGCAGCCCGCGAGCGTCATCAGCAGTCCCACCAGCGCCGAGCGCGCTACCCGCCCGGCCAACGCCGGTCCTTGCAACGGGTCTCGTTGCATCAAAACGCGCTTCATTCCTTTATCTCCAGTGCATTCGTCGCGGCCGGGCCAGGACGCCGGCGCTTGCCGACGTTGAATAGACGCCCGACCACCACAAAGAACAGCGGCACCATGAAAATCGCCAGCACGGTCGCACTGACAATACCGCCCAGCACCCCTGTGCCGATCGCGATCTGCGCGCCGGATGCCGCGCCCGAGGCGAACGCGAGCGGCACTACCCCAACGCCGAACGCAAGCGATGTCATCACGATCGGCCGCAAGCGCAGACGCGCGGCTTCGAGCGTCGCGTCGACCAGCGTCATGCCCTCGGCGTATAGATCTTTCGCCACTTCGACGATCAGAATCGCGTTCTTGGCCGACAGGCCGATCGTCGCGATCAGGCCGACCTTGAAGTAGATATCGTTAGGCATGCCACGCAGCGTCACCCCCAGCACCGCGCCGATCACGCCGAGCGGCACCACCAGAATCACCGCGAGCGGAATCGACCAGCTCTCGTACAGCGCCGCGAGCGCGAGGAACACGATCAGCACCGACAGCGCGAACAGCATCGGCGCCTGCGAGCCCGACAGACGCTCTTCGAACGATTGCCCCGACCAGTCGAAACCGATCCCCGCCGGCAATTTGCCCGCCAGCGTTTCCATCACCTGCATCGCTTCGCCACTGCTGTGTCCGGGTGCCGCCGACCCATTCAGCGTGAATGACGGATAACCGTTGTAGCGCGTCAGTTGCGGCGGCCCCGCGCGCCATTGCAGCGTGACGAACGCCGAGAGCGGCACCATCTGGCCCGCCGCATTGCGCACGCGCAGCTTGCGCACATCGTCGACGGCGACGCGATTGCGTCCGTCCGCCTGCACGATCACGCGCCGCACCTGCGAGCCGTGCATGAAATCGCCGATGTAGTCGGAGCCGAACATGACGGCGAGCGTGGTATTGATCTCGTCCATCGTCACGCCCATCGCGGCAGCCTTGTTGCGGTCGATGTCGAGCACGATCTGCGGCGCGTCCGGTTGACCGGCGAACATCAGGTCGGTAATGCCTTTCTGCCCGTGACCGTCGGCCAGCAATTTTTCGCGCGCCGCCACCAGCGCCGCGTAGCCGACGGCGCCGCGATCCTGCAAACGGAAGTCGAAACCGCTCGTCGAACCGAGGTCCGGCAACGCGGGGGAATTCATCGCGAACACCATGGTGTCCGGCGTGCCGGCAAAGCGCTGGTTCACGCGTGCGACGATGGCCTCCACATGTGTCTCGGCATCCTTACGATCTTTCCAGTTCTTCAGCGTCGAAAAGATCATGCCGCTGCTCGGGCCGCTGCCGTAATTGCTGAAGCCGCCAACCGCGTACACGTACTCGACCGGCTCCTTCTCGAGCAGATAATCTTCCACGGCTTTGATACTTCGCATCGTTTCCGCCATCGTCGCGCCTTGCGGACGCATCACCATGATCATGAAGTTGCCCTGGTCCTCGTCGGGCAAAAACGCGCTCGGCAGACTCGTGAACAGCATCGCGACCGCCGCGCCGATTGCGGCGTACAGCGTCATCCAGCGCAGCGGCTTGCGCAGGATCTTCGCGACCGCGCCGTGGTAGCGGCCCGTCATGCGCGTGAACATCCGGTTGAACCAGCCGAAGAAACCACGCTTTTCATGATGCCCGGCGTCGACCGGCCTGAGCAGCGTCGCGCACAACGCAGGCGTGAGCGACAGCGCCAGGAATGCCGAGAAGCCGATCGACACCGCCAGCGACAACGCAAACTGCCGGTAGATGTTTCCCACCGCGCCGCTGAAAAACGCCATCGGCAGGAACACCGAGGTCAGCACCACCGTGATGCCGATAATCGCGCCGCTGATCTGGCGCATCGCCTTCACCGTCGCTTCATACGGCGACAGCCCTTCTTCGGCCATGATCCGCTCGACGTTCTCGACCACCACGATCGCATCGTCGACCAGAATGCCGATCGCCAGCACCATGCCGAACATCGTCAGCACGTTGATCGAGAAACCGAGCGCCAGCATCACGCCGAACGTGCCGAGCAGCGCAACCGGCACGACCAGTGTCGGGATCAGGGTCGCACGGATGTTCTGCATGAACAGATACATCACGAGGAACACCAGAACACCGGCTTCGATTAGCGTGCTGAGCACTTTCTGGATCGAGATCTGCACGAACGACGCGGTCTCGTACGGAATCTGATAGCTCACACCCGGCGGAAAATACTTCTTCAACTGGTCCATCGTCTCGCGCACGCGTTTGGTCGTGGCGACCGCGTTCGAACCCGGCGCCATCTTGATCGCCATGCCGGTTGCGGTCTTGCCGTTGACGCGCGAGGTGAACGCGTAGTCGCTGCCGCCGAATTCGATCCGCGCGACGTCGCGCAGATAGAGCGCCGAGCCGTCCGGCCTGGTGCGCAACGCAATGCCGCCGAATGCTTCCGGCGTGCTCAGTTGACCGCCCGCGAGCACGGTGGCGCTGATCTGCGCCGAGTCCGGCACCGCCTGGTTGCCGATATCGCCGACCGTCACACGCGCGTTATGGCTGCGGATCGCCGTAACCAGATCGGACGCGGAGAGATTCAGCGACGTCATCCGGATCGGGTCGGGCCAGATCCGCATCGCGTATTCAGCGCCCCAGAACTGCACTTTGCCGACGCCGTCGACACGCCGCAGCGCCTGGACGACATTCGCCGACGCGAGTTCGCCGAGTTGCACCTCGCTCATGCGGCCATCGTCGGAAGTCAGCGTGACGACGAGTTGGATGTTGTCCGCCGCCTTCTCGACCGAGACGCCGTCGCGCCGCACCGGCTCGGGCAGACGCGCTTCGACCGTCTTCAAACGGTTCTGCACTTCGACTGCGGCCAGATCGGGATTCGTGCCCTGCTTGAAAGTGAGCGTGATCGATGCCGAACCGGCGCTGCTGGTCGCTGACGTGTACATCAGCCCCGGCGCGCCGTTCATCTCGCGCTCGATCACCGCGGTCACCGATTCCTCGACGACCTGCGCCGAGGCACCCGGATAGTTCGCCCAGATGTTGACCACGGGTGGCGCGATGTCCGGGTATTGCGCGACCGGCAGCGCACGGATCGCGAAGATGCCCGTGAGCATGATGAGTAAGGAAATCACCCACGCAAAGACGGGGCGATCGATAAAAAATCGAGCCATGGTGCTCTCTGATCAGTTGGGTTTCGACCGTGGCGGCGCGTGCTGCGCGCGCCGCCACGGCCGGTTGGCGGGAACCAGCCGGTTCACCCGCTATGTGCTGGCCGGGGCCTTCGTTGTACCCGGCTGGTCCGCGCCACGTTCAGCACGCTCGCGCGGCGTGACGACGGTGCCAGGCACAAGCGTCGCGGCGTTCTCCACGATGACGCGCTCGCCGCCCTTCAGGCCGCGCGTCACGAGCCAGTTGTGGCCCTTCAACTCGTTGACCTGCACGGGCACTACCACCACCTTGCTCGCCGCATCGACGACCTTGACCGTTGCGTCGTCCGCGGTGCGGGTGACGGCATCGCGCGGCACCGCAATCGCCGCGGTATCGATCGCACGATCCAGCCTGATCCGCACATAGGCACCCGGCAACAGCTCACGCTGCGCATTGGGAAACAGCGCGCGCATCGCCACCGAGTCCGTGCCCGGATCGACAGCCAGGTCCGTGAACAACAACTTGCCGGTCTGCGCGTATTCGCTGCCATCAGGCAGCATCAGATAAACCTTGATGTCCTTTTGCGCGACGCCTTGTACGCGCCCGGTGTCGATCGCGCGGCGCAACGCGGCCACGTCCGCGGCGGGCTGCGAGAAGTTCACGTAGATCGGATCGATCTGCTCGACCGTGGTCAGCGGCGTAGCCGAATCCTGACCGACCAGCGCGCCTTCGGTCACGAGCGCGCGCCGGGCGCGGCCGTCGATCGGCGCGGTGACTGTCGCGTAACTCAGTTGCAGCCGCGCCCGCTCTAGTTCGGCACGTGCCGACGCCACCTCGGCCTTCGCCTGGCGCTCCTCAATAAGCGCTTCGGTGTGGTCGCGTTCGCTTACCGCGCGATCGGTAACGAGATCGTCGTAGCGCTTGCGCTTGTCAGTGGCGCCAAGTGCATTGGCTTCGGCACGCGCCAACGTGCCGGCCGCCACGTCCAGAGCCGCTTTCAGCGGTGCCGGATCGATCCGGAACAGCGGCGCATTCTTGCGCACCTCCTGCCCTTCTTCATACAGACGCGCCGTGACAATGCCCGCTACTCGCGCACGCACTTCTGCTTGCCGGTATGCTTCGAGCCTGCCCGGCAACTCGACCGTCAACGCTGTGGACGACGGATGAACCGTCAACACCGCGACTTCCTGAGGCGCGGCGGCCGTGGCATCGGCCCGCGGGGTCTGTTTGCCGCATCCCGCGAGCAACGCGACCAGTGTGGTTACGGCGAGCGTGATCGGAATGGCGCGTGTGGTTTTCATCTGAATCCTTGGTGTCGAAGCGGTCGCCGCCGCCAAATTGCCACCGCCTCGTTGTGGCAGTCCGCGAAAGGCGATCGATTATAATCAGTCATGACTGATTGAATAAAGCGAAATACCGTAAGATTGTTGCGTGGTAACGACAGCGAAATGAAAGGTTAGTGCGAATGGCTCGCAAAACGAAAGAAGAATCGCAAAACACACGTAATGGCATCCTCGATGCCGCTGAACTGGTGTTTCTGGAAAAAGGCGTCGCGCAAACCGCGATGGCCGATATCGCCGACGCGGCGGGTGTGTCGCGTGGCGCGGTCTACGGACACTACAAGAACAAGATCGAGGTGTGCCTCGCGATGTGCGACCGCGCGTTCGCGCGCGCCGCCGAGGGCTTCGAACTGGCCGAGGATGGACCTGCGCTGGAGGCGCTGCGCGAGGCGGCGCTGCACTATTTGCGGCAATGCGTCGAATCGGGCTCGGTGCAGCGCGTGCTCGAAATCCTCTATATGAAATGCGAGCAGAGCGAAGAAAACGCCCCGCTGCTGCGACGGCGCACGCTCTACGACAAGCAGACGCTGCGCATCACGACCGCGCTGCTACGGCGCGCGGTGAGCAACGGCGAGTTGCCCGCCACCCTCAATCTGCATCTCGCGAGCGTGTATTTTCAGTCGCTGGTGGAAGGCATTTTTGGCACGATGGTGTGGACCGACCGCCTGCGCAACACACCGTGGGAAGACGTCGACGCGCTGCTGCTCGCCGGCATCGACACGCTGCGCGATTCGGCGCGGCTCAGACATGCAAAGCCTTGCGCGGCCACCTGAAGCGGCTTGGTGTAAACGCGTAAAACGCGCGCTATGCGCGCATATGCGATCGATAATCGCGCAATCGGCATCGAATGCGGATTGTGAGATATGCATCGCGTCATTAACCTTCCGAAATCCTGCAACGGGTCGGCGGCGGCCGGCGCTGATTCCTGGGCTTATCTTCCGCCACGCGATCCTGAACCGCAGTCCGAGAATCCGAAGGAGACACCGTCATGAGTACCACCATCCCCAAAGCGCCGAAAACGGCCGTGGCCGGCAACAATACGGCGCGCAGCCAGGCACGCAAGGCGGCGCTCGGCAGCTTTGTCGGCGCCGTGGTCGACTGGTACGACTTTCTGCTGTACGGCATCGTCGCCGCGCTCGTCTTCAATGCCGAGTTCTTCCCGAAGGTCAGCCCGGCAATGGGCACACTCGCCGCCTTCGCAACCTTCGGCGTCGGCTTTCTGTTCCGGCCGCTCGGCGGCTTCGTGTTCGGCCACTATGGCGACCGGCTTGGACGCAAGCGCATGCTGGTTCTCACGGTAATGACGATGGGCCTCTCCACCGCCGCGATCGGCCTGCTGCCGGCCTTCTCCAGCATCGGCTGGTGGGCGCCGGTGCTGCTCGTGACCTTGCGCGCAATCCAGGGTTTCGCGGTCGGCGGCGAATGGGGCGGTGCGGCGTTGATGGCGGTCGAAAGCGCGCCGGAAAAGAAGAAGGCCTTCTACAGCAGTGGCGTGCAGGTCGGCTATGGCGTGGGTCTCGTGCTCTCGACCGGCCTCGTCGCGATCATCAGCCGTTCGATGGACAACGCGTCGTTCCTGAGCTGGGGCTGGCGCCTACCGTTTCTGTTCAGTGTGGTGCTGGTGCTGATCGCGCTGTGGATCCGCTCGAGCATGGAAGAGTCGAAGGAGTTCGTCGAGAAGGTCGGCGAGCACGGCGAACGCAGCGTGCGGCTGCCGATCGTCGAGGCCTTGCTGAAGCACCCCAAGGCTTTCCTGCTGATCATCGCGCTGCGCCTCGCCGAGTTGTTCACGATGTACATCGTGACGGCGTTCGCGCTGAACTACTCGACGGCCAATCTGCACATGCCGCGCGAGTTCTTCCTCTCGATCGGCCTGCTGGTGGGCGCGGTAAGTTGCGTGACGATTCCCTGCTTCGCGTGGCTGGCTGACCGTTTCGGCCGCCGCCGCGTGTATATCGTCGGCGCGCTGGTCGGCATGTTCAGCGCGGTGCCGTTCTTCCTCGCGCTCGAAGCGCGCTCGACGGTGTGGATCGTGATCTTCGCGGTCATGCTCGCCAACGTCGCCCACGATATGGTCGTGAGCGTGCAGCAGCCCATGTTCACCGAGCTGTTCGGTACCGAGTATCGCTATAGCGGCGCGGGTGTCGGCTATCAGGTGGCGAGCGTGGTCGGCGGCGGCTTCACGCCGTTTATCGCGGTGGCGCTGGTCAGCTTTGCCGGTGGCTCGTGGCATCCGGTGGCGGCTTACCTCGCGATCGGCTGCCTGATCTCGGTGCTGGTGGCCGCGAAGATGAAGACCGGGCGCGGCGTCGCCTGATTCTGACCGCGGGTCTCACTGATCACTGATTGTTGCGATGTTCCGACGGGCCGGCCTGGCGAAAACGCCACGCCGGCCCGCTTCTCTTTTGTCCCCGCCTTCTTGCCGTTCCGGCATCCAGATCCCGCGCCTCAGGTCGTTCATTCCGATGCTTCATGCCGCGTTGCCGCAATTCGGCAAATTACGGTCGTATTTCACCAGGCTAATACCTTATGCATTTACATCTCATATTGCAAAGGCTATGTCTGCGTCCTATCGTTCGTCGAAGCGGGGCTTATATCGAATTTGCATACGGCATATGAAATTCGATTACATATATTGATGCCGGATTACTTGCAATTTTTTTACGCCGCGACACTCAAGCATTGTGTATGAAGCGCCGATAACAAAGAATTCCTCACCGGAGACCGACCATGAGTAGTATCACCGAGCCGAATGGCACTTCAGGCTCAGCCCCATTCTTTTCCAAACAGGCCACCGTCGCGCAACCGGGGTTTTCGCGCTGGATGGTTCCGCCCGCGGCGCTCGCGGTTCACCTGTGTATCGGCCAGGCCTACGCCTTCTCCGTGTTCAACGGGCCGCTCACCAAAGTTATCGGCATTACGCAATCCGCCCCCGACGACTGGTCGCTGACTTCGCTCGGCTGGATCTTTTCGCTGGCGATCGTGTTCCTTGGTTTGTCGGCCGCGTTTGCCGGCAAGTGGCTCGAACACGTCGGTCCACGCCGTACGATGTTTACCGCCGCGTGCTGCTTCGGCGGCGGCTTCCTGATTGCCGCACTCGGCGTGCATCTGCATCAGATCGCGCTGCTCTATCTAGGCTACGGCGTGATCGGCGGAATTGGGCTCGGGCTCGGCTATGTGTCGCCGGTGTCGACGTTGATCCGCTGGTTTCCGGACCGCCGCGGCATGGCGACCGGCATGGCGATCATGGGCTTCGGCGGCGGCGCGATGATTGCCGCGCCATTGTCCGTGGCATTGATGAACCACTTCCGCAGCGCGACGAGCA containing:
- a CDS encoding IS481 family transposase; amino-acid sequence: MPWNARDTMSLRQEFVHLASQDTLTMTELCQRFNISRQTGYKWLHRGEHALADQSRRPLSSPSKTPTAMEQEVVRLRQAHPRWGGRKISRRLRDLGLEAVPQPSTVTDILHRHNLILPADSAMSQPWKRFEHEQPNVLWQMDFKGHFETLGKERCSPLTVLDDHSRFSILLRACGPTDTATVQTGLREAFGHYGLPLRINTDNGSPWGSPGSPGQLTELAVWLIRLGIRISYSRPYHPQTNGKDERFHRTLKAEVLNGRSFATQQHVQQELDRWRTVYNCERPHEAIGMDTPISRYRPSPRAYPSILPEPEYGPDDVVLLVKSDGRLRFEGRHLKVSNALYGLPVAARAKPGEDGVFEFWFAHHRILTLDLRSDNH
- a CDS encoding efflux transporter outer membrane subunit, whose product is MTLAGCSLAPVYKRPPAPVPQAFPVAVTGNPANSPSGEQDLDDWRVYFTDPALSRLIEVALANNRDLRTATLRIQEARALYGIQFAERLPSVDGTASYNRGRTVDPSLGENVVASQYRAALGVSAFELDVFGRVKSLSDAALAEYLASVEAQRAVQISLIAEVASAYVAERALYDQEQLARRTLAARDGIYALTKRRYGAGMSTAIELRTAQMLVDSARASLAALARERTQAASALQLLLGDFAVDLPRATPVLDDLTMTPVAVGLSSDLLIRRPDIREAEQRLKAANANIGAARAAFFPSLRITTEVGSVSDGFSRLFAGGSGVWSFAPQLTLPIFSGGRNRANLDLATVRKDMAIAGYEKTIQTAFREVADALAARDQIDAQLDAQKGVYEADNERMRLAQRRYTSGVATYLELLDAQRSLFESGQELIRLKQLRLTNAITLYRALGGGWQKEGSA
- a CDS encoding multidrug efflux RND transporter permease subunit, which produces MARFFIDRPVFAWVISLLIMLTGIFAIRALPVAQYPDIAPPVVNIWANYPGASAQVVEESVTAVIEREMNGAPGLMYTSATSSAGSASITLTFKQGTNPDLAAVEVQNRLKTVEARLPEPVRRDGVSVEKAADNIQLVVTLTSDDGRMSEVQLGELASANVVQALRRVDGVGKVQFWGAEYAMRIWPDPIRMTSLNLSASDLVTAIRSHNARVTVGDIGNQAVPDSAQISATVLAGGQLSTPEAFGGIALRTRPDGSALYLRDVARIEFGGSDYAFTSRVNGKTATGMAIKMAPGSNAVATTKRVRETMDQLKKYFPPGVSYQIPYETASFVQISIQKVLSTLIEAGVLVFLVMYLFMQNIRATLIPTLVVPVALLGTFGVMLALGFSINVLTMFGMVLAIGILVDDAIVVVENVERIMAEEGLSPYEATVKAMRQISGAIIGITVVLTSVFLPMAFFSGAVGNIYRQFALSLAVSIGFSAFLALSLTPALCATLLRPVDAGHHEKRGFFGWFNRMFTRMTGRYHGAVAKILRKPLRWMTLYAAIGAAVAMLFTSLPSAFLPDEDQGNFMIMVMRPQGATMAETMRSIKAVEDYLLEKEPVEYVYAVGGFSNYGSGPSSGMIFSTLKNWKDRKDAETHVEAIVARVNQRFAGTPDTMVFAMNSPALPDLGSTSGFDFRLQDRGAVGYAALVAAREKLLADGHGQKGITDLMFAGQPDAPQIVLDIDRNKAAAMGVTMDEINTTLAVMFGSDYIGDFMHGSQVRRVIVQADGRNRVAVDDVRKLRVRNAAGQMVPLSAFVTLQWRAGPPQLTRYNGYPSFTLNGSAAPGHSSGEAMQVMETLAGKLPAGIGFDWSGQSFEERLSGSQAPMLFALSVLIVFLALAALYESWSIPLAVILVVPLGVIGAVLGVTLRGMPNDIYFKVGLIATIGLSAKNAILIVEVAKDLYAEGMTLVDATLEAARLRLRPIVMTSLAFGVGVVPLAFASGAASGAQIAIGTGVLGGIVSATVLAIFMVPLFFVVVGRLFNVGKRRRPGPAATNALEIKE
- a CDS encoding MexX/AxyX family multidrug efflux RND transporter periplasmic adaptor subunit is translated as MKTTRAIPITLAVTTLVALLAGCGKQTPRADATAAAPQEVAVLTVHPSSTALTVELPGRLEAYRQAEVRARVAGIVTARLYEEGQEVRKNAPLFRIDPAPLKAALDVAAGTLARAEANALGATDKRKRYDDLVTDRAVSERDHTEALIEERQAKAEVASARAELERARLQLSYATVTAPIDGRARRALVTEGALVGQDSATPLTTVEQIDPIYVNFSQPAADVAALRRAIDTGRVQGVAQKDIKVYLMLPDGSEYAQTGKLLFTDLAVDPGTDSVAMRALFPNAQRELLPGAYVRIRLDRAIDTAAIAVPRDAVTRTADDATVKVVDAASKVVVVPVQVNELKGHNWLVTRGLKGGERVIVENAATLVPGTVVTPRERAERGADQPGTTKAPAST
- a CDS encoding TetR family transcriptional regulator, translated to MARKTKEESQNTRNGILDAAELVFLEKGVAQTAMADIADAAGVSRGAVYGHYKNKIEVCLAMCDRAFARAAEGFELAEDGPALEALREAALHYLRQCVESGSVQRVLEILYMKCEQSEENAPLLRRRTLYDKQTLRITTALLRRAVSNGELPATLNLHLASVYFQSLVEGIFGTMVWTDRLRNTPWEDVDALLLAGIDTLRDSARLRHAKPCAAT
- the shiA gene encoding shikimate transporter, encoding MSTTIPKAPKTAVAGNNTARSQARKAALGSFVGAVVDWYDFLLYGIVAALVFNAEFFPKVSPAMGTLAAFATFGVGFLFRPLGGFVFGHYGDRLGRKRMLVLTVMTMGLSTAAIGLLPAFSSIGWWAPVLLVTLRAIQGFAVGGEWGGAALMAVESAPEKKKAFYSSGVQVGYGVGLVLSTGLVAIISRSMDNASFLSWGWRLPFLFSVVLVLIALWIRSSMEESKEFVEKVGEHGERSVRLPIVEALLKHPKAFLLIIALRLAELFTMYIVTAFALNYSTANLHMPREFFLSIGLLVGAVSCVTIPCFAWLADRFGRRRVYIVGALVGMFSAVPFFLALEARSTVWIVIFAVMLANVAHDMVVSVQQPMFTELFGTEYRYSGAGVGYQVASVVGGGFTPFIAVALVSFAGGSWHPVAAYLAIGCLISVLVAAKMKTGRGVA